One Clostridia bacterium genomic window, TCCTCGTCCCAGGAGAAGCTGCACCTGACTTCTTGGGAGGGATTGGATGTTACAACCTACGGACATGATTGCATTGCTTGGTTCCCAGCTTGGTGACAGGCGCAGCCACCCAGGCAAGCTTTTGCTTGACCACCTACAAAATGTGGCTGCCCTGGCCAAGGAACTCGCAAGCAGTCACGGATTGGCAGTGGATGAAGAATTGTTGACTGCCATTGCCTTAACTCACGACATTGGCAAAGTACATCGTAAATTTCAGAAATTGTTGGATGGGATAGGGCCTGGTATCAATCATGCCAAACCGTCAGCCTGGTTTACGTATAGTCTTACCAATGACATCTGGGCGGCAGAAATTGTCTGCCGCCACCATACCGGGCTGCGTAACCTTGATGACATGATTGTTGATTGGGGCAGCGATCAAGATTGCGAAAAGGTAATGAAAGAATTTTTGCCTGGCTGGCCCATTAAAATTGATGAGGAATCTTTGTTTGATTTGCAACTTAGTTTGTATTCATCTTTGAAGTATGAAATAAGAATTGACCACTGGCTCCAAGTGAGATTATTGTATTCATTATTGATTGCCGCAGACCGGATGGACGCCATTGGTATTGCCGGCCTTCCTAAGAAGGATATACCGCCATTTGCTCCGCCGTTGTTGCCAAGCCGTTCCCCCGCCATTGATTCATGGAGACAGCAGATTAAAGAAACATGCTTACAAAATGCCTTGCGCGTCTCGGGGCCGGGGGTGTATACTTTGACCCTGCCCACCGGGGCCGGTAAGACTCTAACAGGGCTAGCGATTGCCCAGGCCTGGGCCACACGCTTTGGCTGCCAGTCCATTATTTATGGATTGCCCTTCATCAGCATTGTGGAACAGACTGCGGCCGTAGCGAAACAAGTTTTTGGGAATGACCGGGTACAGGAAGATCATAGCCTGGCTTACGGCCAAGGGCATGAGGAAGATACGGATGATTACTCCAAGGATGCTGCCGCTTGGAAAAAGATGTCCACCCTATTCCGGTATTGGCGAGAACCTGTGGTGCTAACCACACTGGCTCATTTGTGGGATGCCCTATTTAACCCGCGCGCCAATCGCACTATGAATTTTCATCGTCTAAGCAATGCGGTAGTAATATTGGATGAGCCGCAGACTATTTCACCGCGCTTTTGGTCTGGGTTAGGCCAGGTCCTGTCCTATCTCAGTCAAAAATGGCATACTTTTTTCCTCCTCATGACCGCCACACAACCGGAGATTGTCACGTGCCAGGAGCTGGCGCCTCCTGATACAGTATTTCCGTATAACAGGCATCGATATGAGATTTTAGTGGACGAGGCAACCGGAAGAATCAAAAAGATCACCATAGATGAGTTGCCGCATGTCTTGGACGGTAAAACGCCGGTGCGAGAGCATCCCGGTATGGTAGTCGTCAACAGGAAAAAGGCCGCTATCCGGGCTTACCGGGCTCTGGAGAGTCTTGATCTTGGAGCACCTTTGCTCTTATTGAGCGGTTGGCTCACCCCTTACCGGCGCCGGATTATTTTAAGATATTTAAAATGGCTGGAGAAAAGGCAAAAACGCCGCTACTTGGTGGCAACACAGGTGGTGGAAGCCGGTGTAGATTTGGATTTTGGTTGGGTTTTTAGAGACTTAGGTCCTCTTGACAGTATTATCCAGGTGGCTGGAAGATGCAATAGACATTCCCGCGAGGACCTTTTAGGCCGTGTGCTGGTGGCGGAAGTTACCAATAACAAGGGCTATTCTACTTGGAAAAACGTTTATGATGATATACTGATTGATAAGACAAAAGAAGTCTTGGCTAAAAAGCCCATTTTCGAAGAAAGAGAAGTCAAACAGATTGTGGAGGAATATTATGCTAAGATAGTCGAAGGATTGTCTAGTATTCCTCTTTTCGATAAGTTATCTCGTGGTGAGTGGGGCGAGTTTCACGAATTAATTGATGAGGATAATAGGGCAGTAGATACGGTAACCGTGTTTGTCGAAGAAAATAGCAAACTTTTGCCTATGTTAAGAAAGTTGGAAGAGACAGAGTGGACTCTCGAAGACATGGATGAGCAAAAGAAACTGGTTCAAAAGGTGATGCAGTACGCCATTGAAATACCGAAAACTATGATAACTGCTTGCAGAACCTTTTGTGCGAAGTTTTTCACTGAGAATGAAGAGCCTGTTTTTCGGCCCATTTTGCATGGGTGGGCATGGTTTTTAGGCAAGGAAGC contains:
- the cas3 gene encoding CRISPR-associated helicase Cas3'; its protein translation is MLQPTDMIALLGSQLGDRRSHPGKLLLDHLQNVAALAKELASSHGLAVDEELLTAIALTHDIGKVHRKFQKLLDGIGPGINHAKPSAWFTYSLTNDIWAAEIVCRHHTGLRNLDDMIVDWGSDQDCEKVMKEFLPGWPIKIDEESLFDLQLSLYSSLKYEIRIDHWLQVRLLYSLLIAADRMDAIGIAGLPKKDIPPFAPPLLPSRSPAIDSWRQQIKETCLQNALRVSGPGVYTLTLPTGAGKTLTGLAIAQAWATRFGCQSIIYGLPFISIVEQTAAVAKQVFGNDRVQEDHSLAYGQGHEEDTDDYSKDAAAWKKMSTLFRYWREPVVLTTLAHLWDALFNPRANRTMNFHRLSNAVVILDEPQTISPRFWSGLGQVLSYLSQKWHTFFLLMTATQPEIVTCQELAPPDTVFPYNRHRYEILVDEATGRIKKITIDELPHVLDGKTPVREHPGMVVVNRKKAAIRAYRALESLDLGAPLLLLSGWLTPYRRRIILRYLKWLEKRQKRRYLVATQVVEAGVDLDFGWVFRDLGPLDSIIQVAGRCNRHSREDLLGRVLVAEVTNNKGYSTWKNVYDDILIDKTKEVLAKKPIFEEREVKQIVEEYYAKIVEGLSSIPLFDKLSRGEWGEFHELIDEDNRAVDTVTVFVEENSKLLPMLRKLEETEWTLEDMDEQKKLVQKVMQYAIEIPKTMITACRTFCAKFFTENEEPVFRPILHGWAWFLGKEAIGRDGGLYSPILGFVPPEEDDDILSPVL